The following are encoded in a window of Diorhabda sublineata isolate icDioSubl1.1 chromosome 5, icDioSubl1.1, whole genome shotgun sequence genomic DNA:
- the LOC130444656 gene encoding centromere-associated protein E-like isoform X5, which produces MKSIKAIFRRGQNTKIEGQNLGENNLSRTSSVTNLDAEPKSAKGARPRKSSSRDRLDKIGESKKNDKKGITRNNNKLDSGENPYPSVDSLPEQELSHLRKQLQEMAQEKSNLALQLGEQKGQLNILQKEIQKLKCFQEESNIQLEHLTEENTALRNRLRDVAHSPLSDNEKQQLLFESHRHHSSAPASIATNIIDDGNGGDTTCTTPDWDKHSSSNVSEVSVACLQDKINQMQETHYSTNEELQATLQELTDLQRQLTELQQENERLNEEKTLMFDSLCRQTERLNDSRSEVESLKQLLYQEKDDTGQFESAVEREQKLVELLKSSQEEREGLLVKIEQLNNEIQESRIGIKEKDEQISQLRDRVRTLECTLDAKHAEHKLLDQELAQAKDQCSGKQIEINRLTDLLDNARTKINELEQDRALSDKSELDELLDNARKEKDSLESEVAHLKEQLAISKNEIEKLKEQVSILQEECKVTRNNAKTTQSDLEYKCEKLLKEKNVLNEQLQEFQEALNELQVQSQCQLEDKRQLSAVLSETQRNLSETEQKNAMLENEVHELKKQRAEENEEWEKFQDDLLTSVRVANDFKTEAQQDLQRMIIENKQYRERERQLKAEIEKLKGGTLKSSDKENQEMDIFIKRPNRNKDRAKKAAGAISEGSKSDKTFTAPQTVSVKRRENKTLKSKRLKTLSVEEEMLLNSLHNYHAEIDKTIPDEFLTEEQKVIRKLKIIYEDDYLKIKPVAPKAKDQLAISKPLLDSVLTNPKLMEILKNPKVKTVDDMATFEKEAPEIRNIIREIDRNTKGKSDSLASPINPKRISIIGRSMSVDQLHQLDPIDTNLKLYRTVETEDLTEEELPLSIEQRVSSLVPSDSVSNYKKRYSDFATVVNSQASIFNQNVKYSTLEKIVKSIPKNTPESKLTKEQQFALKLLTALEERKNTLKKSDKAKTLPISKPTEESVLRNPKLKEIIYDPDIKDIARRKSDVQNQTHKEPPKLRISKSYDDITFSFDEKSHVSMYHSPSDSSLSSAEFNIVTNEVGPYNENSFKNTLRRSLPTPNIPQNVELVTFARQKSVDKNKSVCNVQEAEIIIHKVSSMSEKEDTRPNQEKVPCKTTESPVDSLMYNDTLKKKFGEVEGDVTVDLLQQKIKKVTENNISNKNITTAEKPIVMENITTPKRPVLNFAKVETIAVSKVDKHDSLNYNDTLERAKQRGPYKLQQQEQNKNSSPVSEASEAIKNITKKFQVIQKLIDEDRQKLDSFNKEKENINISNTEKFTEDNDPAIERNINKYQVDDHELNDDIDGDIDYDYHQILRENRAGVTSPLNYRLSYRGVVNEIKKRFSTDTCSTESLEEDNEDHKSESDIEIRNKSTGDIDKEMEHIFEHYLKTRVSQVIKQTEDKPNQINSTPIQTEVCIIEDNSYNSNKSHPEEKKETKVTPELISDMRQTENETNITNISKLSPKELKFSDDSYFELKDGQVTNIKLFDDIDGGITKHSTEKYEPKFISKHFLLEKRRVHLHPQEVLPITDNKTYKEQHSNSNSLFKETKKSHSPLKQLIDFEPLEKAPVFPISSDDSNLNIENIPNVLSEQTKSVSEFSPSIQKTASLSVHKILTDEELDIIRNVKNQPHSRPLSEINDDDLKLIQSLTSSYLTGTEYKSDTVSAEDIISPETEKFPSAVLKEKEMDLVNISNQQYSNPVIPISDLNQEELDLSSKLYTHNTELRKTADPNIIQTVKSSIHEKPVTCGESEDDNSIRYKDKVEKSSNAPYKNDEKLLNKLLDKESNSVDVSITPPIPETNQKVIIKTSEVSDRKSDGLKIIPILPRTREKTSSNEKIVTTSEADNADDLETLLGKMSSSRNRTVKKKIHKTMDLNRLPGLDIEQREKLETTNKYEINRDPPNTNDNFKLENKGIAHILNKSEKMVPKGKIITSDISSPTLNEAGTLDRNQERHLILYRNKKSVPREVKSLHFEPAITTTTTDSLNRPKSAMGFTKNDKKVKSFAQHFERLSQQRYKKPDPVYANISFLSRTQRSISPLSIRITEKKPLPVPRSKNQVDKESRTLTDSCSYDSYVVMEKMTEGNKNLSETGQDDVVQEISSTLVNIPRQDGLPSGIEKPEQDEKKLLELESQNRVLSEVADAIRNEEENATGLDLESSKLGIKKSEKFSDKMDLPPNVENVPEKADEGRAATSSYSVIAVTNTAEKLDIRNPSDAAIHTSHNKSNASNLNLINLESLETQSFDETHSGVSKTTPENKLIGEINKPKMGYDITYLGEVSDTESFDDPKLSLDGEENSSKPKIIDFVPLDDATKPFFANSNNIPDYNTLEREKVYHVLQSASASKVKSEEVEKIADDAKTELKLEDDQVSNEPIKEVDSKSVEERKENRSKEYEADLNVELAESLIIEKPHKENLPSTHSSYKSEENKITYSAAKKVFQELEAKNITKVASKDIPQSESVKSSIDISVTRKSTTSTESKSAVNNNDEETTEEEIDKTIE; this is translated from the exons TGTTTTCAGGAAGAATCTAATATCCAATTGGAACATTTAACAGAAGAAAATACGGCACTGAGAAACAGACTGCGAGACGTCGCCCATTCTCCTTTATCTGACAACGAAAAACAACAACTGTTGTTTGAATCCCACAGACATCATAGTTCTGCACCAGCTTCTATAGCAACTAAC ATAATAGATGATGGAAATGGCGGCGATACAACCTGTACTACCCCCGATTGGGACAAACATTCTTCGAGTAATGTTAGCGAAGTATCCGTTGCGTGCCTTCAGGATAAAATAAATCAGATGCAAGAGACGCATTATag TACTAACGAAGAATTACAAGCTACACTACAAGAACTAACTGATCTTCAACGACAACTTACCGAATTACAACAAGAAAACGAACGTCTTAACGAAGAAAAGACTCTCATGTTTGATAGTCTTTGTCGTCAAACCGAAAGACTTAACGATTCACGATCTGAAGTTGAATCGCTCAAACAACTATTGTACCAG GAAAAAGATGATACCGGACAATTTGAATCTGCAGTAGAAAGAGAACAAAAGTTAGTAGAACTTCTGAAATCTTCGCAAGAAGAAAGGGAAGGTTTGCTGGTAAAAATCGAACAACTTAACAATGAAATTCAAGAATCTAGGATAGGAATTAaag AAAAAGATGAACAAATATCCCAGTTACGAGATAGAGTAAGAACATTGGAGTGTACCTTAGATGCAAAACATGCTGAACACAAGCTACTCGATCAGGAGTTGGCACAAGCTAAGGACCAATGTAGtggaaaacaaattgaaataaataggTTGACAGATTTGCTGGATAATGCAAGAACAAAG atcaACGAGTTGGAACAAGATCGAGCACTCAGCGATAAATCTGAATTAGATGAATTATTAGACAAtgcaagaaaagaaaaagatagTTTAGAATCAGAAGTTGCCCATTTGAAGGAACAACTTGCTataagtaaaaatgaaatagagAAATTAAAAGAGCAAGTATCAATTCTACAAGAAGAGTGTAAg gttactAGAAATAATGCTAAAACCACTCAATCCGATCTAGAGTACAAATGTGAAAAACTActaaaagaaaagaatgttttaAATGAACAGTTGCAAGAATTTCAAGAAGCTCTGAATGAATTACAG gtTCAGAGTCAATGCCAGTTAGAAGATAAAAGACAGTTATCAGCTGTTCTATCAGAAACTCAGAGAAATCTTAGTGAAACCGAACAGAAGAATGCAATGCTGGAGAATGAAGTCCATGAGTTGAAGAAACAGAGAGCAGAAGAG AATGAAGAATGGGAAAAATTCCAAGATGATCTTTTAACATCTGTTAGGGTAGCAAATGATTTCAAGACTGAAGCTCAGCAAGACCTTCAACGAATGATCATAGAAAATAAACAGTACAGGGAGAGAGAAAGACAATTAAAagcagaaattgaaaaattgaagg GTGGAACTTTAAAATCCTCCGATAAAGAGAATCAAGAAATGGATATATTTATAAAGAGGCCTAATAGAAATAAAGACAGGGCGAAAAAAGCTGCAGGTGCCATCTCCGAAGGTTCAAAATCAGATAAAACTTTCACTGCACCTCAAACAGTTTCGGtgaaaagaagagaaaataaaactttgaaatcGAAGCGATTAAAAACTCTCTCCGTGGAAGAAGAAATGCTATTAAATTCGTTACATAATTACCATGCCGAGATAGACAAAACAATACCAGATGAATTCTTAACTGAAGAACAAAAAgtaattagaaaattgaaaattatctacGAAGATGACTATCTTAAAATTAAACCAGTAGCACCAAAAGCTAAAGATCAACTGGCAATTAGTAAACCACTATTAGATTCAGTTCTAACAAATCCCAAGCTTAtggaaattctcaaaaatcCAAAAGTAAAAACCGTCGATGATATGGCCACATTCGAAAAAGAAGCACCAGAAATCAGAAATATCATTCGAGAAATAGATAGAAATACTAAAGGCAAAAGCGATAGCTTAGCTTCACCTATAAACCCAAAACGAATATCTATAATTGGTAGAAGTATGAGCGTTGATCAATTACATCAGTTAGATCCAATCGATACTAATTTAAAGTTATATAGAACAGTAGAAACAGAAGATTTAACTGAAGAAGAATTACCTTTAAGTATAGAACAACGTGTATCGAGTTTAGTACCAAGCGATTCTGtttcaaattataagaaaaGGTACTCAGATTTTGCTACAGTTGTTAACAGCCAAGCCAGTATTTTTAATCAGAATGTGAAATATTCCACActagaaaaaatagtaaaatcaataccaaaaaatacGCCAGAATCGAAATTAACTAAAGAACAGCAATTCGCCTTAAAACTACTTACTGCTTtggaagaaagaaaaaacactttaaaaaaatctgataaaGCTAAAACTTTACCAATAAGCAAACCAACAGAAGAATCAGTACTCAGGAATCCGAAActaaaagaaattatatatgaTCCTGATATCAAGGATATTGCTAGACGAAAATCTGATGTACAAAACCAAACTCATAAGGAACCTCCAAAACTTAGAATAAGTAAAAGTTATGATGATATTACTTTTtcttttgatgaaaaatctCATGTGAGTATGTACCACAGCCCTAGTGATTCTTCACTATCCAGCGCCGAATTTAACATAGTCACCAATGAAGTAGGGCCATACAAtgaaaattctttcaaaaacaCCTTACGACGTTCTCTTCCAACTCCAAACATTCCCCAAAACGTAGAATTGGTCACTTTTGCAAGACAAAAGTctgtagataaaaataaaagcgTATGTAATGTACAAGAAGCTGAAATCATTATTCATAAAGTTTCTTCGATGTCAGAAAAGGAAGATACTAGACCAAACCAAGAAAAAGTACCATGTAAAACTACGGAGAGCCCTGTCGACTCTTTAATGTATAATGAtactttaaaaaagaaatttggagAAGTGGAAGGAGATGTAACAGTAGATCTTttgcaacaaaaaataaagaaggtCACAGAAAATAacattagtaataaaaatattaccacTGCCGAAAAACCCattgttatggaaaatattactACACCTAAAAGACCAGTACTTAATTTTGCAAAAGTGGAAACTATCGCAGTTTCAAAAGTAGATAAACATGattctttaaattataatgATACTTTAGAAAGAGCTAAACAAAGAGGACCATATAAATTGCAACAACAAGAACAGAATAAAAATAGCTCTCCTGTTTCTGAGGCTAGTGAAGCTAtcaaaaatattactaaaaaatttcaagtgattCAGAAACTTATAGATGAAGATAGACAAAAATTGGATTCattcaataaagaaaaagagaacATTAATATATCCAATACCGAGAAATTTACAGAAGATAATGATCCTGCgattgaaagaaatattaataagtaCCAAGTTGACGATCATGAATTAAACGACGATATAGACGGAGATATTGATTATGATTATCACCAGATATTAAGAGAAAATAGAGCCGGAGTAACTTCACCTCTAAATTACCGTTTAAGCTATAGAGGCGTAGTAAATGAAATCAAGAAGAGGTTTTCTACCGATACTTGTTCCACCGAATCTTTAGAAGAGGATAATGAAGATCATAAATCAGAATCAGatattgaaataagaaataaaagtaCGGGAGATATTGATAAAGAAATGGAGCATATTTTTGAACATTACTTAAAAACTAGAGTATCTCAGGTGATCAAACAAACCGAAGATAAACCAAATCAAATTAATTCTACACCAATACAAACAGAAGTTTGTATAATAGAAGATAATAGTtataattctaataaatcgcATCCCGAGGAGAAAAAAGAAACGAAAGTCACGCCAGAATTGATATCAGATATGAGACAAACTGAAAATGAGACAAATATTACTAATATCTCTAAATTATCACCAAAAGAACTCAAATTTTCTGACGattcttattttgaattaaaagatGGACAAgtgacaaatattaaattatttgatgatatAGATGGAGGAATTACTAAACATTCAACTGAAAAGTATGAACCTAAATTTATTTCGAAGCATTTCCTTCTAGAAAAAAGACGTGTCCATCTTCATCCACAAGAAGTTTTGCCTATTACCGACAATAAAACGTACAAGGAACAACATTCTAAttcaaattcattattcaaagaaactaaaaaatctCACTCCCCTTTAAAACAGCTTATCGATTTTGAACCATTAGAAAAAGCACcagtttttccaatatcttCAGATGATAGCAACcttaatatagaaaatataccaAACGTATTGTCGGAACAAACAAAGAGTGTGTCTGAATTTTCGCCATCTATTCAAAAAACTGCTAGCTTAAgtgtacataaaatattaactGACGAAGAGTTGGATATAATTCGTAACGTGAAAAATCAACCACATTCTCGACCTTTATCAGAAATTAATGATGATGATCTTAAGCTTATTCAATCATTAACTTCAAGTTATTTAACTGGTACGGAATATAAATCAGATACAGTTTCTGCTGAAGATATTATTTCAcctgaaactgaaaaatttccATCTGCAGTTTTGAAGGAGAAAGAAATGGATTTGGTTAATATTTCCAATCAGCAATATTCTAATCCAGTCATTCCAATCTCTGATTTAAATCAAGAGGAGTTGGATTTAAGTAGTAAATTATACACTCATAACACAGAACTTCGTAAAACAGCAGATCCAAATATTATACAAACTGTAAAATCGAGTATACACGAAAAACCAGTCACCTGTGGTGagtctgaagatgataatagtATAAGATACAAAGACAAAGTCGAAAAGTCTTCAAATGCACCTTataaaaatgacgaaaaattattgaacaaacTCTTAGACAAAGAAAGTAATTCTGTAGATGTATCAATAACACCACCAATTCCTGAGACGAATCAAAAAGTAATCATCAAAACGTCTGAAGTATCTGATCGAAAATCTGATGGTCTCAAAATAATTCCAATACTTCCCAGAACTAGAGAAAAAACTTCGTCAAACGAAAAAATAGTAACAACTAGTGAAGCAGATAATGCCGATGATTTAGAGACACTACTTGGAAAAATGAGCTCTTCAAGAAATCGAActgtgaagaaaaaaattcacaagACTATGGATTTGAATAGACTACCAGGATTGGATATTGAACAAAGAGAAAAACTCGAGACTACtaataaatacgaaataaatAGAGATCCACCTAATACCAATGATAATTTTAAACTGGAGAATAAAGGCATTGCTCATATCCTAAATAAATCTGAAAAGATGGTAccaaaaggaaaaattattacttCGGATATTTCTAGCCCTACACTAAACGAAGCAGGTACCTTAGATAGGAATCAAGAAAGACACTTAAtcttatatagaaataaaaagtcAGTGCCAAGAGAGGTTAAGAGTCTTCATTTTGAACCCGCAATTACGACAACAACAACAGACAGTCTAAATAGACCCAAATCCGCAATGGGATTtacaaaaaacgataaaaaagtcaaatcttttGCACAACACTTTGAACGATTGTCCCAacaaagatataaaaaaccAGATCCAGTTTACGCAAACATAAGCTTCCTATCAAGAACGCAGCGATCGATATCGCCATTGTCAATTAGAATAACTGAGAAGAAGCCTTTACCTGTACCGCGTTCTAAAAATCAAGTCGACAAAGAGTCCCGCACTCTAACTGACAGTTGTTCATATGACAGTTACgttgtaatggaaaaaatgaccgagggaaataaaaatttaagtgaAACAGGTCAGGACGATGTTGTCCAAGAAATTTCAAGTACATTAGTCAATATACCTAGACAAGATGGACTTCCCTCTGGTATCGAAAAACCAGAacaagatgaaaaaaaattgcttgAACTAGAATCTCAGAATCGTGTTTTAAGTGAAGTTGCAGACGCAATTCGTAATGAGGAGGAAAATGCAACGGGACTTGATTTGGAATCGAGTAAATTAGGTATCAAGAAATCAGAGAAGTTTTCTGATAAAATGGATTTGCCACCTAACGTCGAGAACGTGCCGGAGAAGGCGGATGAGGGACGAGCA GCTACCTCATCCTACTCTGTGATAGCCGTCACAAACACTGCAGAAAAACTAGATATTCGAAATCCTTCAGATGCAGCTATACACACTTCGCACAATAAATCTAACGCTTCAAATTTAAATCTCATAAATCTCGAAAGCCTGGAAACTCAAAGTTTTGACGAAACTCACTCAGGTGTATCTAAAACAACTCCAGAAAACAAATTGATTGGCGAAATAAATAAACCGAAAATGGGTTACGACATTACGTATTTAGGAGAAGTAAGTGATACGGAGAGTTTTGACGATCCAAAATTGTCACTTGATGGCGAAGAAAACAGTTCAAAACCAAAGATTATCGATTTTGTACCCCTGGATGAtgccacaaaaccgttttttgcgAATAGTAACAACATTCCCGATTACAATACTTTAGAAAGAGAAAAAGTATATCACGTATTACAAAGTGCTTCTGCTTCTAAAGTTAAATCCgaagaagttgaaaaaattgCAGATGATGCAAAAACTGAATTGAAACTTGAAGATGATCAAGTCAGTAATGAACCAATAAAAGAAGTTGATAGTAAATCTGTAGAAGAAAGAAAGGAAAATCGAAGTAAGGAATATGAAGCTGACCTAAATGTCGAATTGGCTGAAagtttgataattgaaaaaccCCATAAAGAAAACTTGCCTTCAACTCATAGTAGTTATAAGTCTGAGGAGAACAAAATCACATATTCAGCTGCAAAAAAGGTATTTCAAGAATTAGAAGCTAAAAACATCACAAAAGTCGCTTCTAAAGATATTCCACAAAGCGAAAGTGTGAAATCAAGTATTGATATTTCAGTCACAAGAAAATCTACTACATCAACAGAATCCAAATCCGCTgtcaataataatgatgaagaaacgacagaagaagaaattgataaaacaattgAGTAA